Proteins co-encoded in one Jeotgalibacillus malaysiensis genomic window:
- a CDS encoding trp repressor family protein, protein MQIDKLRGKELDQLCEAVLSLKDKDEAYRFFDDLCTINEIQSLAQRLEVARMLREGNTYHKIETQTGASTATISRVKRCLNYGNDTYAMVLERVHQSDESGEDKE, encoded by the coding sequence ATGCAAATCGATAAGTTAAGAGGAAAGGAACTGGACCAGCTATGCGAAGCCGTTCTTTCACTCAAAGACAAAGACGAAGCCTACCGATTCTTTGATGACTTGTGCACAATTAATGAAATACAATCTCTTGCTCAGCGCCTTGAAGTAGCACGGATGCTGCGCGAAGGGAATACCTATCATAAAATTGAAACACAAACCGGTGCAAGCACCGCAACCATTTCCCGCGTAAAACGCTGCCTGAACTACGGCAATGACACTTACGCAATGGTTCTTGAACGCGTTCATCAGAGCGATGAGAGCGGGGAAGATAAAGAGTAA
- a CDS encoding glycogen synthase — MKVLFAVSECAPFAKSGGLGDVAGALPKELIKLGADVRVMLPKYSTISDDLLTKVKKIKTFYVNVGWRRQYCGIETVKHDGITYYLLDNEFYFKRNALYGDFDDGERFAFFSRAVLDALPLIPFKPDVIHAHDWHTGMVPFLLDRQYRAYPFYKNIKSVFTIHNLQFQGLFPESVLGDLLNLDHQYFTSGELEFYGAVSFMKGALLSANALTTVSPTYKEEIQTPFFGEKLDGLLRDQSFKLSGILNGIDTDSYHPEKDTYIEKPYSFDTLEDKKLNKAALQKEFNLPVSEHIPVVAMVTRLTEQKGLSLVKRVMHELLNEQNMQLIVLGSGDPEFESYFNYLASAYPEKTGVYIGFSEALAHRIYAGADFFLMPSLFEPCGLSQLISLQYGTIPIVRETGGLNDTVHSWHETEHTGNGFTFGAYNAHDMKHTVERALEHFNNEEVWPILQENAMSGDYSWACSAKEYYDLYKGLQGRK; from the coding sequence ATGAAGGTATTATTTGCGGTATCTGAATGTGCACCATTTGCAAAATCAGGAGGCCTCGGCGATGTCGCCGGGGCTCTTCCTAAAGAGTTAATCAAACTCGGTGCGGATGTACGCGTCATGCTTCCGAAGTACTCAACCATTTCTGATGATCTTTTAACTAAAGTAAAAAAAATTAAAACCTTTTATGTTAATGTCGGATGGAGGCGTCAATACTGTGGAATCGAAACAGTAAAGCATGACGGTATTACATACTATCTGCTCGATAACGAATTCTATTTTAAGCGTAACGCGCTTTACGGCGACTTTGATGACGGTGAGCGCTTTGCGTTTTTCAGCAGAGCTGTACTAGATGCGCTGCCGCTTATTCCTTTTAAGCCCGATGTGATTCATGCCCACGACTGGCATACAGGCATGGTGCCTTTCCTGCTTGACCGCCAGTACAGAGCCTATCCGTTTTATAAAAATATTAAGTCTGTATTCACGATTCATAACCTGCAGTTTCAGGGGCTGTTTCCTGAAAGTGTACTCGGTGATCTGCTGAATCTCGATCACCAGTATTTCACATCCGGAGAGCTTGAATTCTACGGGGCTGTCAGCTTTATGAAAGGGGCCCTTTTAAGTGCGAATGCCCTGACAACAGTCAGCCCAACTTACAAGGAAGAAATTCAGACACCGTTTTTCGGCGAAAAGCTTGATGGCCTGCTGCGCGATCAGTCATTTAAACTGAGCGGTATTTTAAACGGGATAGATACTGACTCCTATCACCCTGAGAAAGATACTTACATTGAAAAGCCGTATTCCTTTGACACGCTTGAAGATAAAAAATTGAATAAAGCTGCGCTCCAAAAAGAGTTCAATCTCCCTGTGTCTGAGCATATACCTGTTGTGGCAATGGTTACAAGACTGACTGAGCAAAAGGGTCTGTCACTTGTCAAACGTGTCATGCATGAGTTATTAAATGAACAGAATATGCAGCTGATTGTGCTTGGCAGCGGTGATCCTGAATTTGAAAGCTACTTTAATTACCTGGCAAGCGCTTATCCAGAAAAAACTGGTGTATATATTGGCTTCAGTGAAGCACTTGCCCATCGGATTTATGCAGGGGCAGACTTTTTCTTAATGCCTTCGCTGTTTGAACCATGCGGATTGAGCCAGCTGATTTCACTTCAGTATGGTACCATTCCGATTGTCCGTGAGACCGGCGGATTAAATGATACAGTCCACTCCTGGCATGAGACAGAACACACTGGTAATGGGTTTACCTTTGGCGCCTATAATGCCCATGACATGAAGCACACAGTCGAGCGTGCTTTGGAACACTTTAACAATGAAGAAGTCTGGCCGATTCTGCAGGAAAATGCGATGTCAGGCGATTACAGCTGGGCGTGTTCTGCAAAAGAATATTACGACCTTTATAAAGGACTTCAAGGGAGGAAATAA
- a CDS encoding DNA ligase LigA translates to MSQTTEKRVQELHERLNQYNYEYHVLDKPSVPDAEYDQLLNELKEIEAEHPEYATSDSPTQRVGGAVLEQFSKVTHRTSMLSLGNAFNEDDLKDFDRKVREVAGDSAMYSCELKIDGLAVSLRYEDGLFVQGATRGDGSVGEDITANLKTIRSIPLRLKKPLSIEVRGEAFMPKSSFLKLNEEREKKEEALFANPRNAAAGSLRQLDPRIAASRNLDIFLYAIGDPGDTGVRSQSEGMKLLDEMGLKTNPERKMCSTIDEVMDYIHEWTEKRAELAYDIDGIVIKVDSLDHQEELGFTAKSPRWAIAYKFPAEEVVTVLRDIELSIGRTGVVTPTALLDPVKVAGTTVQRASLHNEDLIREKDIRIGDHVVIKKAGDIIPEVVSVITDKRTGEEEEFHMPTHCPACESELERLEGEVALRCLNPKCPAQLQEGLTHFVSRNAMNIDGLGEKVIAQLYQTELIEDVADLYRLTKDQLIGLDRMGEKSADNLLNAIEASKGNSMEKLLFGLGIRHVGAKAARTISEHFRTVDALKEATVEELCQIDEIGNKMADAIVTYFENEEVLELIEELRENGVNLTYTGPVKQKAEDIDSAFAGKTIVLTGKLAQLTRGDAKEKIELLGGKVTGSVSKKTDLLIAGEDAGSKLTKAQDLNIPVWDEDQLVAEITKQEV, encoded by the coding sequence GTGAGTCAGACTACTGAAAAAAGAGTACAGGAGCTGCATGAGCGATTGAATCAGTACAATTATGAATACCACGTACTGGACAAGCCGTCAGTTCCTGATGCTGAATATGATCAGTTATTAAATGAACTTAAAGAGATAGAAGCAGAGCACCCTGAGTACGCCACTTCCGATTCACCCACTCAGCGTGTAGGCGGTGCTGTACTTGAGCAATTTTCAAAAGTTACACACCGTACCTCTATGCTGAGCCTTGGCAATGCTTTTAACGAAGACGATCTTAAAGACTTTGACCGCAAAGTAAGAGAGGTAGCAGGAGATAGTGCGATGTACAGCTGTGAGCTGAAAATTGACGGTCTGGCTGTGTCTCTCAGATATGAAGACGGATTATTTGTCCAGGGTGCTACAAGAGGTGACGGTTCAGTTGGAGAAGATATCACAGCGAACCTGAAGACGATCAGATCAATTCCACTCAGATTAAAAAAGCCGCTGTCGATCGAAGTCCGCGGAGAGGCGTTTATGCCGAAATCTTCTTTTCTGAAGCTGAATGAAGAAAGAGAAAAGAAAGAAGAAGCGCTTTTTGCCAATCCTAGAAACGCAGCTGCAGGATCACTCAGACAGCTTGACCCGCGTATTGCAGCATCAAGAAACCTTGATATTTTTCTTTATGCGATCGGTGACCCGGGGGATACTGGCGTCAGGTCGCAAAGTGAAGGGATGAAGCTGCTTGATGAGATGGGGCTGAAAACAAACCCTGAACGGAAGATGTGCAGCACTATTGATGAAGTAATGGATTACATTCATGAATGGACTGAAAAAAGAGCGGAACTTGCCTATGATATTGACGGTATTGTTATAAAAGTTGACTCCCTTGATCATCAGGAAGAGCTTGGCTTTACCGCTAAAAGTCCAAGGTGGGCAATTGCTTATAAGTTTCCTGCTGAAGAAGTTGTGACCGTACTTCGTGACATTGAACTGAGCATTGGCAGAACCGGAGTAGTAACGCCAACCGCACTGCTCGACCCGGTTAAAGTTGCCGGTACAACGGTCCAGAGAGCTTCACTTCATAACGAAGATCTGATTCGTGAAAAGGATATTCGGATTGGAGATCATGTCGTCATTAAAAAAGCAGGAGACATTATTCCTGAAGTGGTCAGTGTGATTACTGACAAGCGTACAGGTGAGGAAGAAGAGTTTCACATGCCAACGCATTGTCCGGCATGTGAAAGTGAACTTGAACGTCTTGAGGGGGAAGTGGCACTGCGCTGCCTGAATCCGAAATGTCCTGCTCAGCTGCAGGAAGGACTGACTCACTTTGTATCAAGAAATGCGATGAATATTGATGGACTCGGTGAGAAAGTCATCGCCCAGCTTTATCAGACTGAGCTGATTGAGGATGTAGCAGACCTTTACCGTCTGACAAAAGATCAGCTGATCGGGCTTGACCGGATGGGCGAGAAGTCAGCTGACAATCTGCTGAATGCGATTGAAGCATCTAAAGGCAATTCAATGGAAAAGCTGCTGTTCGGTCTCGGGATTCGTCACGTTGGAGCAAAAGCAGCCAGAACAATCTCAGAGCATTTCAGAACGGTTGATGCACTAAAAGAAGCAACAGTAGAAGAATTGTGTCAAATTGATGAAATTGGTAACAAAATGGCCGATGCAATCGTCACATACTTTGAGAACGAAGAAGTGCTGGAACTAATCGAAGAACTGCGTGAGAATGGCGTCAATCTAACCTATACAGGACCTGTTAAGCAAAAGGCAGAAGATATTGATTCAGCTTTTGCAGGCAAAACAATTGTCCTGACAGGTAAATTGGCACAATTGACACGAGGCGATGCGAAAGAGAAAATTGAATTACTCGGTGGAAAAGTCACTGGCAGCGTCAGTAAAAAGACAGATCTGTTAATCGCAGGTGAAGATGCAGGATCGAAACTGACAAAAGCACAGGATTTGAATATACCAGTCTGGGACGAAGATCAGCTGGTAGCAGAAATTACAAAACAAGAGGTGTAG
- a CDS encoding geranylgeranylglyceryl phosphate synthase → MYDVREWKHVFKLDPNKEITDEALEQICESGTDAVMVGGSDGVTLENVLDLMARVRRYTVPCVLEVSALEAITPGYDLYFIPTVLNTEDPKWFKGLHHAAVKEHGDLMNWEEILAEGYCILNPECKAAALTGADATINDDEVIAYARMAEHLFSLPIFYMEYSGTYGDPTLVKRVSGELENTVLFYGGGIKSEKQAREMAAHAGVIVVGDIIYSDLKEALKTVLK, encoded by the coding sequence ATGTACGATGTCCGGGAGTGGAAGCACGTCTTTAAACTGGACCCTAATAAAGAAATTACAGACGAAGCACTAGAACAGATTTGTGAATCCGGCACAGATGCAGTCATGGTTGGCGGCTCTGATGGCGTCACACTTGAAAACGTGCTTGATCTGATGGCGCGCGTGCGCAGATATACAGTTCCATGTGTACTTGAAGTATCGGCTCTTGAAGCGATTACGCCTGGCTATGACCTGTACTTTATACCAACCGTTTTAAATACAGAGGATCCGAAATGGTTCAAAGGCCTTCACCACGCAGCAGTGAAAGAACATGGTGATCTGATGAACTGGGAAGAGATTCTTGCAGAAGGCTACTGCATTTTAAATCCGGAATGCAAAGCAGCAGCACTGACAGGAGCAGACGCAACAATCAATGATGATGAAGTAATCGCTTATGCACGTATGGCAGAGCACTTATTTTCACTTCCGATCTTTTATATGGAATACAGTGGAACTTACGGAGATCCGACGCTTGTGAAAAGAGTTAGCGGGGAACTGGAGAATACAGTTCTTTTCTATGGCGGCGGCATCAAGAGCGAAAAACAGGCTAGAGAAATGGCCGCTCACGCTGGCGTCATCGTAGTCGGTGATATCATTTACAGCGATTTAAAAGAAGCATTGAAAACAGTATTGAAATAG
- a CDS encoding glucan phosphorylase, with the protein MFQNKRAFKAAFLQRLEQSSGLSFEHSTPQHQYQTLGMMVREYVSTNWIASNEDSRKGDHKEVYYLSIEFLLGRLLVSSLVNLGVKELVEEGLTDLGINLSELEEAEADAGLGNGGLGRLAACFLDSMASLSMAGHGHGIRYKHGLFEQKIVNGYQVELPEQWLRNGNVWEVRKTDLAVEVPYWGEVKWTEKNGQMIFTHEKAETVLAVPFDMPVIGYDTDRVNTLRLWGAEPAKHFPPHKDYMQYKRDTEQISEFLYPDDMSDEGKILRLKQQYFLVRASLESILRDYKEDHDDLTALHEHVAIHINDTHPALAIPELMRVLMDEEGMGWEEAWSIVTETISYTNHTILSEALEKWSIDLFRPLFPRIYLIIEEINRRFCEELWEAYPGDWDRIESMAVIAHGFVKMAHLSIVGSHSINGVARLHTEILKMREMKNFHEFYPDRFNNKTNGITHRRWLLQANPELTDVINNAIGTDWVKDTGKLNDLVKFAEDTSFQDEVDKIKHDKKRVLADLIQEKNGIKVNPDSIFDVQIKRLHAYKRQLLNIMHVMHLYNKMKEDSSFKPHPQTFIFGAKAAPGYHYAKKVIKLIHSVANLVNYDPVSKDYLTVVFLENYRVSLAEKIIPATNISEQISTASKEASGTGNMKFMMNGALTLGTLDGANVEIEELTGPEHIFIFGLTAQEVMKYEKHGGYHSYDYYHGDPRIKKIIDQLTSGFFPDTFYDFEMIADSLLMENDQYFLLKDFDAYVRAQQLASEAYQDRKRWLTSSIHNIARSGYFSSDRTIQQYADEIWNL; encoded by the coding sequence ATGTTCCAAAATAAAAGAGCCTTTAAAGCAGCCTTTTTACAGCGGCTTGAACAATCAAGCGGTTTATCATTTGAACATTCTACCCCACAGCACCAGTACCAGACATTAGGTATGATGGTGCGGGAGTATGTCAGCACAAACTGGATTGCTTCGAATGAAGACTCCCGTAAAGGCGACCATAAGGAAGTCTATTATTTATCAATTGAATTCCTTCTTGGCAGGCTGCTTGTCAGCTCTTTGGTGAACCTCGGAGTTAAAGAATTGGTAGAAGAAGGCCTGACAGACCTCGGCATTAATCTTAGTGAGCTTGAAGAAGCAGAAGCTGACGCCGGTCTTGGTAATGGCGGTTTAGGGCGTCTTGCTGCCTGCTTCCTTGATTCCATGGCTTCTCTCTCGATGGCTGGGCATGGTCACGGAATCCGCTATAAGCATGGCTTATTTGAACAGAAAATCGTCAACGGCTATCAGGTTGAACTTCCTGAGCAATGGCTGCGCAACGGGAACGTCTGGGAAGTAAGAAAGACAGATCTGGCTGTTGAAGTGCCCTACTGGGGAGAAGTGAAATGGACTGAGAAAAACGGCCAGATGATCTTCACACATGAAAAGGCTGAAACAGTACTTGCAGTGCCTTTTGATATGCCTGTTATCGGCTATGATACGGACCGCGTAAATACGCTGCGTCTCTGGGGAGCAGAACCTGCTAAGCACTTCCCTCCTCACAAAGATTATATGCAGTATAAACGTGATACGGAGCAGATCTCTGAATTCCTCTATCCGGATGATATGTCTGATGAGGGTAAAATTCTCAGATTGAAGCAGCAATACTTTCTAGTGCGAGCAAGCCTTGAGAGTATTCTTCGTGACTATAAAGAAGACCATGACGACCTGACAGCACTGCATGAGCACGTTGCGATTCATATTAACGATACCCACCCGGCGCTGGCAATTCCTGAACTGATGCGGGTGCTGATGGATGAAGAAGGTATGGGTTGGGAAGAAGCATGGAGTATTGTAACTGAAACAATTTCCTATACAAACCATACCATTCTGTCTGAAGCATTGGAAAAATGGTCAATCGACCTGTTCAGACCGCTATTCCCTCGTATCTACCTGATTATCGAAGAGATTAACAGAAGGTTTTGTGAAGAACTGTGGGAAGCCTATCCTGGGGATTGGGACCGCATTGAATCAATGGCAGTGATTGCACATGGCTTTGTAAAGATGGCCCACCTTTCAATTGTCGGAAGCCATAGTATTAATGGTGTAGCAAGACTGCACACTGAAATTCTGAAAATGCGTGAGATGAAAAATTTCCATGAGTTTTATCCTGACCGTTTTAACAATAAAACAAATGGGATCACGCACAGAAGATGGCTGCTTCAGGCGAACCCTGAGCTCACAGATGTGATTAACAACGCGATCGGTACAGACTGGGTCAAGGATACCGGCAAGCTGAACGACCTTGTAAAATTTGCAGAAGACACTTCCTTCCAGGATGAAGTCGATAAAATCAAGCATGACAAAAAACGTGTGCTTGCAGACCTGATTCAGGAGAAGAATGGAATAAAAGTCAATCCTGATTCCATTTTTGACGTTCAGATCAAAAGACTTCACGCCTATAAACGTCAGCTGCTGAACATTATGCATGTAATGCATCTGTACAACAAAATGAAGGAAGACAGCTCCTTCAAGCCGCATCCGCAGACGTTTATCTTTGGTGCAAAAGCAGCACCGGGCTATCATTACGCTAAAAAGGTGATTAAGCTGATTCACTCAGTAGCGAACCTTGTGAATTATGACCCTGTTTCTAAGGATTATCTGACAGTTGTTTTCCTAGAGAACTACAGAGTGTCGCTTGCTGAAAAAATTATTCCAGCGACCAATATCAGTGAACAGATCTCTACTGCGAGTAAAGAAGCATCAGGTACCGGAAATATGAAATTCATGATGAACGGTGCGCTTACACTCGGTACGTTAGATGGTGCCAATGTAGAAATCGAAGAACTGACAGGACCTGAGCATATTTTCATTTTCGGACTGACTGCACAAGAGGTTATGAAATATGAAAAGCACGGCGGCTATCATTCTTATGATTATTATCACGGGGATCCAAGAATCAAAAAGATCATTGATCAGCTGACTTCAGGCTTTTTCCCAGATACATTTTATGATTTTGAGATGATTGCAGATTCTCTGCTGATGGAAAATGATCAGTATTTCCTGCTGAAGGATTTTGATGCATATGTGCGTGCACAGCAGCTGGCTTCTGAAGCTTATCAGGACCGAAAGCGCTGGCTGACTTCAAGCATCCACAATATTGCGCGCTCTGGCTACTTCTCAAGTGACCGGACGATCCAGCAGTATGCAGATGAGATTTGGAATTTATAG
- a CDS encoding ATP-dependent DNA helicase PcrA has protein sequence MQFLTDRLLNGMNPEQAKAIKATDGPLLIMAGAGSGKTRVLTHRIAYLMIEKGVAPYNILAITFTNKAAREMKDRVGSILGGAAEDVWISTFHSMCVRILRRDIDRIGFNRNFTILDSTDQQSVIKRILKDKNLDPKKFDPRGILAAISSAKNELTTPEQFAKDAGSYYDQTISEVFTEYQKRLRKNSALDFDDLIMQTIHLFERVPEVLENYQRKFQYIHVDEYQDTNRAQYMLVKQLASRFKNLCVVGDSDQSIYRWRGADITNILSFEKDYPNANVILLEQNYRSTEKILDAANAVIKNNPNRKAKNLWTDNKGGQKITYVRADSEQGEGQFVAGKINELVRSGVRKPSDFAILYRTNAQSRVMEEVLMKSNIEYTIVGGTKFYDRKEIKDILAYLRLVANPDDDISLIRIINVPKRGVGTTSLDKIANYARDNEMSMYNALELADFIGLSGKAAKTVLEFREFIKNFTQMQEYLSVTELVEDILEKSGYREALQAEKTIEAQSRLENIDEFLSVTKEFEKASDDKSLIAFLTDLALVADIDQLDKDDAPADAVTLMTLHSAKGLEFPVVFLMGLEEGVFPHSRSLMEEAEMEEERRLAYVGITRAEEELYITNAQMRTLFGRTNMNPVSRFIAEIPAELLEEPMKKETSSGSRSFGSPSKAQPRKAPVRRPAPRNTGGSDHGWSVGDKAQHGKWGTGTVVSVKGEGDSMELDIAFPSPTGVKRLLAKFAPVNKVT, from the coding sequence ATGCAATTTTTAACAGATCGTCTGCTAAACGGGATGAACCCTGAGCAGGCAAAAGCAATTAAAGCAACTGATGGCCCGCTGCTGATTATGGCAGGTGCGGGTTCAGGGAAGACTAGAGTACTGACACACCGGATCGCGTATTTAATGATTGAAAAAGGTGTAGCGCCTTACAACATTCTGGCGATTACCTTTACGAACAAAGCTGCGCGTGAAATGAAAGACCGTGTAGGAAGCATTCTTGGCGGAGCGGCTGAAGATGTGTGGATTTCAACATTTCACTCCATGTGTGTGAGGATTTTAAGAAGAGACATTGACAGAATTGGCTTCAACCGTAATTTTACGATTCTTGATTCTACGGATCAGCAGTCAGTGATTAAACGTATTTTAAAAGATAAAAACCTGGATCCTAAAAAGTTCGATCCGCGCGGTATTCTTGCTGCGATCAGCTCAGCAAAAAATGAGCTGACAACGCCTGAACAGTTTGCAAAAGACGCAGGCAGTTATTACGATCAGACGATCAGTGAAGTTTTTACAGAATATCAGAAAAGGCTGCGTAAGAACTCAGCGCTTGATTTCGATGATTTGATCATGCAGACGATTCATCTATTTGAACGTGTGCCTGAAGTGCTTGAAAATTATCAGCGTAAATTCCAGTACATCCACGTGGATGAGTATCAGGATACAAACAGAGCGCAGTATATGCTTGTGAAGCAGCTCGCTTCCCGCTTTAAAAACCTTTGCGTAGTCGGTGATTCTGATCAGTCGATTTACCGCTGGAGAGGCGCGGATATTACAAATATCCTGTCGTTTGAAAAAGACTATCCGAATGCGAACGTGATCCTGCTTGAGCAGAACTACCGTTCAACTGAAAAGATCCTGGATGCCGCGAATGCGGTCATTAAAAACAACCCGAACCGTAAAGCGAAGAATCTCTGGACTGATAATAAAGGTGGTCAGAAGATCACATATGTGCGGGCAGACAGTGAGCAGGGAGAAGGACAATTCGTTGCAGGTAAAATCAATGAGCTCGTCCGCTCAGGTGTAAGAAAGCCATCTGACTTTGCAATTCTGTACAGAACCAACGCGCAATCCCGTGTCATGGAGGAAGTACTCATGAAGTCTAATATTGAGTACACGATTGTCGGCGGGACGAAGTTCTATGACAGAAAAGAAATTAAAGACATTCTGGCTTACCTTAGACTTGTCGCCAATCCGGATGATGATATCAGTCTGATCAGAATTATTAACGTACCAAAACGCGGTGTCGGTACAACGTCGCTTGATAAAATTGCAAACTACGCACGTGATAATGAAATGTCGATGTATAACGCACTGGAGCTTGCAGATTTTATTGGTTTAAGCGGTAAAGCGGCGAAAACAGTACTTGAGTTCCGTGAGTTTATTAAAAACTTTACACAAATGCAGGAATATTTATCAGTGACTGAGCTTGTCGAGGATATTCTTGAAAAGTCGGGCTACCGCGAAGCGCTTCAGGCTGAAAAAACAATCGAAGCACAGAGCAGGCTTGAAAACATTGATGAATTCCTTTCAGTCACTAAAGAATTTGAAAAGGCAAGCGACGACAAGAGTCTGATCGCATTCCTGACAGACCTTGCACTCGTTGCAGATATTGACCAGCTTGATAAGGATGATGCCCCGGCAGATGCAGTCACATTAATGACTTTGCACTCTGCAAAAGGCCTTGAGTTCCCTGTTGTATTTCTGATGGGGCTTGAAGAAGGCGTATTCCCGCACAGCCGCTCACTAATGGAAGAGGCTGAGATGGAAGAGGAAAGGCGCCTTGCTTACGTAGGTATTACACGTGCAGAAGAAGAATTGTATATTACAAATGCTCAGATGAGAACGCTATTCGGACGTACAAACATGAACCCGGTCTCAAGGTTTATCGCTGAAATTCCGGCTGAACTGCTTGAAGAACCAATGAAAAAAGAAACTTCTTCAGGAAGCAGAAGCTTTGGGTCCCCGTCTAAAGCACAACCGCGCAAGGCGCCTGTCAGACGACCTGCTCCGCGTAATACAGGTGGCAGCGATCATGGCTGGAGCGTAGGAGATAAAGCACAGCACGGGAAATGGGGCACCGGTACCGTTGTAAGCGTCAAAGGGGAAGGCGATTCAATGGAACTTGATATTGCATTTCCAAGCCCGACCGGCGTGAAACGTCTGCTGGCGAAATTTGCACCTGTTAATAAAGTGACATAA
- a CDS encoding glycogen biosynthesis protein glgD, translated as MSRLLGVIDAATIMGGLQDLTLNRSVASIPFAGRYRFIDFVLSNMVNSGVDSVAIFPKHQYRSLMDHIGSGKNWDMDRKRDGLFFFPPYFEPNETTSIGSFSRLEQHIEFFKRSHQDYVVIASSYVIANIDFEEALAEHLIHDYDITEVQHNGKSLEIYVISKALLIELIEARRRSQFISVSDVVKQPLHNYKIGAYEHKDYTAIIDSIPSYLKHSMDLLRHEVWSQLFTQERPIYTKVKDEPPTKYSSTAQVRNAMIANGADIRGTVESSIVSRAAKIGEGSTVKNCVVMQKSQIGKNCSLEYVILDKDVRVLDGTSLKGTAEQPLVLRKGSVREEAVLQ; from the coding sequence ATGAGCCGTTTATTAGGAGTAATTGACGCAGCCACTATAATGGGTGGACTTCAGGATTTAACTTTAAACCGCTCTGTTGCCTCTATTCCTTTTGCAGGACGCTACCGGTTTATTGATTTCGTCCTTTCAAATATGGTGAATTCAGGTGTAGACAGCGTAGCGATCTTCCCGAAGCACCAGTACCGTTCATTAATGGATCATATTGGATCAGGTAAAAACTGGGATATGGATAGAAAAAGAGATGGTCTCTTCTTCTTCCCTCCTTACTTTGAACCGAATGAAACAACAAGCATCGGGTCTTTTTCAAGACTTGAACAGCACATTGAATTTTTCAAGCGCAGCCATCAGGATTACGTCGTCATTGCAAGCAGCTACGTGATTGCAAATATTGATTTTGAAGAAGCGTTAGCTGAACACTTAATTCATGATTATGATATTACTGAGGTGCAGCATAACGGAAAATCTCTTGAGATCTATGTAATTAGTAAAGCCCTTCTGATCGAACTGATCGAAGCAAGACGCCGATCACAGTTCATCAGTGTGTCAGACGTTGTAAAGCAGCCGCTTCATAACTATAAGATCGGCGCTTATGAGCATAAAGATTATACAGCGATCATTGATTCAATCCCTTCTTACCTGAAGCACTCTATGGATCTTCTGCGCCATGAAGTGTGGAGTCAGCTCTTCACTCAGGAACGCCCGATCTATACAAAGGTAAAGGATGAGCCACCGACTAAATACAGCTCTACTGCTCAGGTTCGTAATGCCATGATTGCAAACGGTGCTGATATCCGCGGAACGGTTGAGAGCAGTATCGTATCCCGTGCTGCAAAAATTGGTGAAGGTTCAACAGTGAAAAACTGCGTAGTCATGCAGAAGTCTCAGATCGGTAAAAACTGTTCTTTAGAATACGTTATTTTAGATAAAGACGTTAGGGTGCTTGATGGCACATCATTAAAAGGAACAGCTGAACAGCCTCTTGTACTTCGTAAAGGCAGCGTGCGTGAAGAGGCGGTGTTGCAATAA